CATATTGGTTTTGTAGGAACTGTAGCTCCAATATTGCATATGTATGAATttttgcaataaaaacaaaaataaataattgtattAAAAATtgaataatttttctttttcctctcttgcaATTAACAAATAGTCCTAGTGTCCTAGTTACAGATAACAGCCTCTTCCTCAGGCCTGTTCTACAACTGTTTCACTTCTTCTTTCAGCACTTCCACctaaatttaaagtaaaacaagacTCCTGGATTGGAGCTAAAATGATGGAAAACATatgactttcaaagtaaaagtcctGCATGACTGTCACTTACTTGCCAATCCGTCTGGGCGGAGCCTGACTAGGTTCATCTGGGCTGATTGGCTGTATGCGGCTGCTTGTCCCGGCAGCTGAATTACATTTAGGTGACAAGCTGGCAAACATAGAGGAGGGAGTGCAGCCTCGCTTGAGTAGACGACGCAGGGATAGAGCCATGCGAGACTTGGACACGTTCCCTCCTGCAGATGCTCGGGCCTCAGGGTTCCCTTCACTTTCCCCCTCACTGGCTTCTGCTCGCCGCTCAGAGGTGCTGTCTAAGGCCACGCTGATGGGGGACGGACAGGCTGGGGTGTGGGCCAAAAAGGGAAGAGAGGGCGAGGCGTTGGCGGAGGGGGGGTCAGTGATGCCAGAATAGACAGCGAGGTGGGGCACAGGAGTGGTAAATCGGCACAGCTGTGAGGTCAAAGGGCAAGAGACACAAGTCAGAGGGCAGATAAATACGTGTCTGTGTTTGGAAATTTTTTAGCAGATGCTTCCCTGAATACATCACTATTCTGTTTACAGACCTAACAAGAGACATAGCACGCAAAGGTTTCATAACATCAACTTCATTATAACAATATAGAGTGTGCAAGACATAGGTATGGAGAAATATCACTTTCTATAACCAAATTAATATTTAGCCTCCAAGACAATCTCACTGTCCACTCAAAGTAAAGAAAAGTCTGACCAGCATTCAGCTCTGCTGATTCATGATATTAAAGCTCACATTAGAGCACCACACTTTCATGTCAGAGAGCacagcactttaaaaaacataacatcTGTAACTGAGTAGGGTAGGCTTTGATAGCGTATCCTGATTTTCCagttgttttttgtcctcaggcTGACATACCCCTGGGACAAATGCCTCAGTGCCTATGATGTCATAACAGTGAGTCCTGCTCCAGATGGAAAAACaataacaacttttttttttaagtgatgaCGATAACAGTCATCACTTTTATCATCAACCCATGATATCAGTGTTGGTCTCAAAACCCCACAGTGCTGCGATGATTACCCGAGATCTTCATAATGTGTTATCCCATATGCCTATGATGCTGTTTATGTGCCTCAGCCATATGGCTGAGGCACATAAATCTGCTTTTGCAATACTGATAAAATTTTTTCCAGAATATTCTTACGAGCTATCACAGGGTCGGCAGTAGCCCAGGAGATTTTTGATTCTAGCTCTCACTGTTGCTTGTTGCCTGCagcattttaattttactttaaatgGATCTCCAACCTAAGCGTCACAGGCATTATGAATGGAGGCACGTTTCTGTTTTGTTAGCTAAATccagaattttttttctaatatgcATTTTAATATCATCTCAATGATCAAGCTGTAGAAACAAGCATATGTTTACAACAAGTGCAAATGGTTAAGTAAATTTGCAAACTTATGTTGGTCTTAACTTTGCACTTTCGCATCACAAAAAAGCAGGttttgaaagaaagaaacaatggaagggagggaggaaggaagaaaggaagaatggaagaaaggaaggaaggaaggaaggaaggaaggaaggaaggaattGGAATGCATTGCACGACAATCTaattaaatggaaaaatgaaaacagtgaaTAAATGACGGCTTAAGTCCAAACACATAAGTATGAGGTGGTTTTATGAATGTTTTATTACCTTGTGACTGATAACAAAGACAACTCAAAACATACTAAAGAACAGTGAATGCACAAAGATGGACAGTACAGTAAATGTGTcatgacaaacaaaaaaaacagacaacactTACAGCTTACATGGACGTAAATGTCAGCGATGACAATAGATGGCTATTTGTCTTCTTCTTGTAGTAATTTATTAACATGAGTTGCAAAAAAAGGTTGGTTCAGATTTTGAAACATGCATTTCCAAAGATGTCAAAAATGTGACTCACACAGAAATATAAAGTATGTTTACATAGAGCCTGATCGATATATGATTTTTAAGACCGATATGTGTTGATTTGAAAATCTAATATTTTGACACATATCCtaaaatctatctatctatgaaaGTGCTCTCTGGTGAAAAAACTATGCAGCATCAATACACAAACATGATTAAAGTTGTTATGAGGCACAACAACTTCAATTATTTGAAGTTTTAGTTATCAGTCATTACCAATATTGATACCAATAGATCAGCAAACAGCTAATTTCAGCAGATATATCAGCACGCTGATAAATTAGCTGGGCTCTTGTCTATGACTCTTCACTGAAAGGTCTAATAGGAAcatattatagatgttttctaatttattatataaaattatatcCTGTCTAAACATataatgtattacatgtattaTATGTAACTATTATAGCAATTAGACAAATAAAATTAGTCATTTTTGACTGAGGTGCGACGAGGGGGCGCCTCTTTGCCCTGTTTGCTGAGTTTGCTCATGACCTGTGTGATGTCAACAGGGGCACTGGCGGCCATCTTGGCCTTTTGCTCCTGCTCCTGTTGCCGGATGATGATGGGACTGAGACTGGGCCGTCTGTTTCTTGCATTTTGCTCCAACTGGGAGTCACTGGGATGATGTATGGgtgggaaaaaagaaacaggaacaaGGTAAGAGTTGAAAGTGGAAAATTCAGGATTGTCTTTAAGAGTACggaggagagaagagaaaatTTGAGTTTTGTGTTATATATTTGTTAGGGTTGTTTAGACTGCAACATTCCTCTTTGCTGTGACTAAGACGTATTTTCTGTTAGTCAAACTAAaactttcaaataaatgttCCAACAATGTCTGAGAAAAGCTCCACAAATTCAATGCAAAAAGTGCCTCTTACCTGAACTTGTGTTCCTCGGGACATACGGCCTTCTTCGTTGTTTCCTTAAACACTGGAGATTTTAGGTATCGGCCATATGAGTCctgcaaaatacaaaatgctATCAGTTGGTCCAGTGAGTTGGTCTCTTACAGGTACAGATACAACTTCACCATTCCCTTGTGATTTAACCATAGACAtccaggtctgaaaagtgaagccaatgcAGAAGTGCCTTAAACTTCCTTTCTTTAcagtggccagcagggggcaccTCATCTGGTTACAAAGTTCATATTGTATAAAAGTCAATGAGAACATTATCCTGCTACTTAATCATTTATGACACCAGTTAACAATTTTTTGTGAATTTATGGTCTCAATAAAAGTCTAATCTGATACTTTGTGATGTTTAGTTTCAAATCATGCTCCCATTTAGAGCAAATTACACACGTTGCTATAGCATGGGCATGCATAGCGCCATCAGCTCCACAGTCAGCTCAAACCAAAATCCAAAAAGgtattttaatttatacagTCTCTGCACTGATCACACCTGCTGACATGTTTACTGACCTTCTTCATGAGCATGTAGATGTGAGTCTGGGCTGCATCCAGGACGTATCTGTGTGGGTGTTTCAGACCTTTCACTGTGATTTCCATCGTCTTTCCATCGATGTTGATCCATCGTGGAGCACCGCGTGCCAGGAAAGTCCTGAGATCAGTGAAAGTGGGAGGAATGAAGAGGAAATGCTTTGACACTTACATGGAAAAACCTCAAAAGCCACATAAAAACTTCTTCTTCAGTAAAGATGTGAGAAAAAATATCCACTGCATTGTTTTCATCATTTAATCATCAGTTAAAGTAACACTATACTTGCAGGTAAAGTTCACTACATGCAAAGTTTAGATTTAAACTGTAATTAATCTAAGGCGTATTATTTCTGGCTGATGGCAACCAAAATTTGTATTCattctcagttttattttaagttttaatttttaatctctattaattaaaaataattgagtgaatttaatgttaaaaataaaaaataaaaacactgaacgTCCAACATGTATTTGTGTCACTATTAAACTAATAAATATAACTATTAAAGAGTCATAAATCACTGTCAGTAAACATAGTTGCcaattttttaaatcaaataatacTTTCTTCTCCACTGTCTTCAATATTTACCAGAAGAATAATATATTCTTCAAGTAGTTCTTACTTGTAGATCTGCTCTGCTTTCTCTTTCATTGTCGCAGCAGTGCCCCACTTCAGATCCTCACAACCTTCCCAGAATGCCAAGTTCTCACCTGAGTAGGtttagagaaaataaccagATATAAACTCAGATTATTCCTAACCCCTTCTACTGAAGGAAAACTGAAGGACCAACAATGACTTTAAATTGCACCAGACTAACATACCGCTGAACTCTTTCTTTAGGAACAGTCTGAAGTCATCTCGTCCTCGAGGGTCTGAAAGGAGCTCTCCAAAGCTGAACGTCCACCTCTCCACACGCATTTTAGTGGGTATTTCCACACTGTGCCACACAGATAACAAAAACAAGATATTCTTAATTATTGTCCAAAATCAGTGACTTCTATAAGTATAATCATCTTACGCACTTGGGCATGTTCAAAGCCCAGTATGTGACGTCATCAGTGAGCCAGGGGTTGCTGGGAAGACACTTGGACAGAAAAGGGTCGTGGCCTTTATAAGTGG
This sequence is a window from Pelmatolapia mariae isolate MD_Pm_ZW linkage group LG8, Pm_UMD_F_2, whole genome shotgun sequence. Protein-coding genes within it:
- the LOC134633460 gene encoding regulator of G-protein signaling 9-like, translated to ISKHRHVFICPLTCVSCPLTSQLCRFTTPVPHLAVYSGITDPPSANASPSLPFLAHTPACPSPISVALDSTSERRAEASEGESEGNPEARASAGGNVSKSRMALSLRRLLKRGCTPSSMFASLSPKCNSAAGTSSRIQPISPDEPSQAPPRRIGNFFQIKVDIPPECRIYPIESEDEDEENRAISRERVGTKEIICPWESLTPQNGTG